From the Gallaecimonas mangrovi genome, one window contains:
- a CDS encoding methylated-DNA--[protein]-cysteine S-methyltransferase, producing the protein MKAHLALDTPLGPLHLVAENGALIGAWFDGQKHFPEHSDWQTAKAQPVLTEAAQQLTEFFQGKRQHFTLPLAPKGTAFQQQVWQGLRQIPFGQTCSYGELAKRLGKPSAVRAVAAANGRNPLSVIVPCHRVIGANGQLTGYAGGLARKAWLLDLENKGI; encoded by the coding sequence ATGAAAGCCCATTTAGCACTCGACACCCCACTTGGCCCTTTGCATTTGGTGGCAGAAAACGGCGCCTTAATTGGCGCCTGGTTTGACGGTCAAAAGCATTTCCCTGAACACAGTGACTGGCAGACAGCCAAGGCGCAGCCGGTACTGACCGAGGCCGCTCAGCAGCTAACCGAATTTTTCCAAGGCAAGCGCCAGCACTTTACCTTGCCGCTGGCCCCCAAAGGCACCGCCTTTCAGCAGCAGGTATGGCAAGGTCTTCGGCAAATTCCTTTCGGCCAAACCTGCTCTTACGGTGAACTTGCAAAGCGTTTGGGCAAACCCAGCGCCGTGCGCGCCGTGGCCGCGGCCAACGGCCGTAATCCGCTGTCGGTGATTGTGCCTTGTCACCGGGTTATTGGTGCCAACGGCCAGCTAACCGGTTACGCCGGCGGCTTGGCACGTAAAGCGTGGTTACTGGATTTAGAAAACAAAGGCATTTGA
- a CDS encoding acetoin reductase: MSLNSKVILVTGAAQGIGRGIALRLAQEGADLALVDLKLDKLENVKKEVEALGRRATAFAADVSNRSNIYEAIDHAEKTLGGFDVMVNNAGIAEVNPLADVEPEEVEKIFRINVNGVLWGIQAAAKKFQARKQKGKIISASSIAGHDGFAMLGIYSATKFAVRALTQAAAKEYASSGITVNAYCPGIVGTDMWVEIDERFSQLTGAPKGETYKKYVEGIALGRPQTPEDVAALVAFLASDDADYITGQAILTDGGMVYR; the protein is encoded by the coding sequence ATGTCTCTGAACTCAAAAGTGATTTTAGTAACAGGGGCGGCGCAAGGGATTGGCCGTGGTATCGCGCTTCGTCTGGCCCAGGAAGGGGCCGACTTGGCCTTGGTTGACCTTAAGCTCGACAAGCTTGAAAACGTTAAAAAAGAGGTGGAAGCCTTGGGGCGAAGAGCCACCGCTTTTGCCGCCGATGTCAGTAACCGCAGCAATATCTATGAAGCCATCGACCATGCCGAGAAAACCCTTGGTGGTTTTGATGTGATGGTTAATAACGCCGGTATTGCCGAGGTAAACCCGCTTGCGGACGTTGAGCCGGAAGAAGTGGAAAAAATCTTTCGCATTAATGTCAACGGCGTGCTGTGGGGCATTCAGGCGGCTGCAAAAAAATTTCAGGCTCGTAAGCAAAAAGGCAAAATCATTTCTGCCTCTTCCATTGCCGGCCATGACGGCTTTGCCATGCTGGGCATTTATTCTGCCACCAAGTTTGCAGTGCGGGCGTTAACCCAAGCGGCGGCCAAGGAATACGCCAGCAGCGGTATTACCGTTAATGCCTATTGCCCCGGCATTGTTGGTACCGACATGTGGGTGGAAATTGACGAGCGGTTTTCACAATTAACCGGTGCACCAAAAGGTGAAACCTACAAAAAATACGTGGAAGGCATTGCCCTTGGTCGGCCACAAACCCCGGAAGATGTGGCAGCCCTGGTGGCCTTTTTAGCCAGCGACGATGCCGACTATATTACCGGCCAGGCCATTTTGACCGATGGCGGTATGGTTTATCGCTAA
- a CDS encoding NAD(P)(+) transhydrogenase (Re/Si-specific) subunit beta: MLTQHLEGLSGIVAAGLFIFGLKRMSSPVTALKGIVIAGYGMVLAVAASFLVIAPLVSEHHQRLGSNVLLAIIALALGGGLAWWRGRKVAVTAMPQMVALYNGMGGGAAAFIAAAELASGSAHSPLLLSVTVIGALIGSVSLTGSVIAWAKLDGKINKPWRFASQRVVNAAVFAVTLLLGLVSVSSYGSIGGSVVAVLFFIGALCFGVLMTLPIGGADMPVVISLYNAFTGLAVGLEGYALQNPALMIAGMVVGSAGTLLTVLMAKAMNRSLANVLFSNFGDVSTSSASAVTGQMKSTDASDAAINMRYCASVIIVPGYGLAVAQAQQKLYEFVKLLQAADVDVKFAIHPVAGRMPGHMNVLLAEAGVPYDIIFDMDDINGDFANTDVALVIGANDVVNPAARTDKASPIYGMPILNADQARQIYVIKRGQGKGYSGVENLLFFSEQCSMVYGDAQAVLTQMVQAVKDLA; encoded by the coding sequence ATGTTGACGCAGCATCTCGAAGGGCTGAGCGGCATAGTGGCAGCGGGCCTTTTTATCTTCGGCTTAAAACGCATGTCGTCACCGGTTACCGCCCTTAAGGGCATTGTGATCGCAGGTTACGGCATGGTGTTGGCGGTAGCGGCCAGCTTTTTAGTGATAGCGCCGCTGGTAAGCGAGCATCATCAGCGCCTTGGCAGCAACGTGCTGCTGGCGATCATTGCCTTGGCGTTAGGGGGCGGTTTGGCCTGGTGGCGAGGCCGCAAAGTAGCGGTGACTGCCATGCCGCAAATGGTGGCGCTTTATAACGGTATGGGCGGCGGCGCGGCGGCGTTTATTGCGGCAGCTGAACTGGCGTCCGGCAGCGCGCATTCGCCGCTACTGCTTAGTGTTACCGTGATTGGCGCTTTGATTGGCTCGGTGTCGTTAACCGGTTCTGTTATTGCCTGGGCCAAGCTTGACGGCAAAATCAATAAACCCTGGCGCTTTGCCAGCCAGCGCGTGGTCAACGCCGCAGTTTTTGCCGTTACCTTACTGTTGGGGCTGGTCAGTGTCAGCAGTTACGGCAGCATCGGTGGCAGTGTTGTTGCGGTACTGTTTTTTATCGGTGCGCTTTGTTTTGGGGTGTTAATGACCCTGCCTATTGGTGGCGCCGATATGCCAGTGGTGATTTCCCTGTACAACGCTTTTACTGGCTTGGCAGTGGGGCTGGAAGGCTATGCCTTGCAAAACCCGGCACTGATGATAGCCGGTATGGTCGTGGGCTCTGCCGGTACCTTGCTCACCGTGCTGATGGCCAAGGCCATGAACCGCTCTTTGGCCAATGTGCTGTTTTCTAACTTTGGTGACGTTAGCACCAGCAGTGCCAGTGCCGTAACCGGCCAGATGAAAAGCACCGACGCCTCCGACGCCGCCATCAACATGCGCTATTGCGCCAGCGTTATCATCGTGCCCGGCTATGGCTTGGCGGTGGCGCAAGCGCAGCAAAAACTCTACGAATTCGTCAAGCTGCTCCAGGCGGCCGATGTGGATGTGAAATTTGCCATTCACCCGGTTGCCGGACGGATGCCGGGGCACATGAATGTGCTGCTGGCGGAAGCTGGCGTCCCTTACGACATCATCTTTGATATGGACGACATTAATGGCGATTTTGCCAATACCGATGTCGCCCTGGTTATCGGTGCTAACGATGTGGTTAACCCCGCCGCCCGCACCGACAAAGCTTCGCCGATCTATGGAATGCCCATTCTCAACGCCGACCAGGCTCGCCAAATCTATGTGATTAAACGTGGCCAGGGTAAAGGCTATTCCGGAGTTGAGAACCTTCTGTTTTTCAGCGAGCAATGCAGCATGGTTTATGGCGATGCCCAAGCCGTGCTAACGCAAATGGTCCAGGCCGTTAAAGATCTAGCCTGA
- a CDS encoding LysE family translocator, with translation MQDVMAVVAISGALAVGAMSPGPTFVVVARNAAGLSRQHGFATALGSGLGAAVFAVLALLGLHAVLAAVPMAFWALKIVGGCYLLFLAYKILRHAKSPLAFNGTESRPAGLFKTFLFGLMTQLSNPKTAIVFAGVFSALLPAHIALWLYLALPLAAFSVDTLWYVLVAFLLSAEKPRQTYLRAKTAIDRTAGAVMTLLGLKLLFTR, from the coding sequence ATGCAAGACGTAATGGCAGTGGTGGCGATAAGCGGCGCCTTGGCAGTGGGGGCCATGAGCCCGGGCCCGACTTTTGTGGTGGTGGCACGTAACGCCGCAGGCCTATCGCGGCAACACGGTTTTGCCACAGCGCTTGGCAGTGGTTTAGGAGCGGCGGTATTTGCCGTACTGGCATTGCTGGGCTTACATGCGGTGCTGGCGGCGGTGCCCATGGCCTTTTGGGCGCTGAAGATAGTGGGCGGCTGCTATCTCCTGTTCCTTGCTTACAAGATTTTGCGCCATGCCAAGTCGCCACTGGCCTTTAACGGCACCGAGAGTCGCCCGGCAGGGCTCTTTAAAACCTTTTTATTTGGGCTGATGACGCAGCTTTCTAACCCCAAAACGGCCATTGTCTTTGCCGGGGTGTTTTCGGCATTACTGCCGGCGCATATTGCCCTTTGGCTTTACTTGGCGCTGCCCTTGGCGGCCTTTAGTGTTGATACCCTTTGGTATGTATTAGTGGCGTTTTTATTGTCAGCCGAAAAGCCGCGGCAAACCTACCTGCGCGCCAAAACCGCTATTGATAGAACCGCAGGCGCGGTGATGACCCTATTGGGGCTTAAATTGCTATTCACTCGCTGA
- a CDS encoding NAD-dependent succinate-semialdehyde dehydrogenase gives MAYATTNPYTGETVATFNDATDEEVNSALDNAHNAFLAWRDTPFSERGRILQNAADILRRNSEHYAKLLTLEMGKLFSEAKAEVELSAKIFEYYVHNAEALLKPQMLPVADPAEGEAQLVCEPLGVLLAIEPWNFPYYQIARILAPQLSAGNTLLLKHASNVPQSAAAFETLMSEAGLPKGAFKNLYATRSQINTIINDPRVHGVALTGSEGAGAVVAAEAGKALKKSTMELGGADAFVVLADADLEKTLNWAVFGRHWNGGQVCVSSKRMIIVDEIYDDFLAGYRKKVAELVAGDPMDANTTLAPLSSQQAADDLKVQIAKAVEHGAKKEEIGPAVPVKGAFVQPTILSDLGEDNPARYWEFFGPVSMLFRAKDEADAIRIANDSPFGLGGSVFTRDSAHGAAVAAKISTGMVFVNHPTKVEADLPFGGIRRSGYGRELLGLGLKEFVNHKLIDVVDIDAHF, from the coding sequence ATGGCTTACGCGACTACTAATCCCTACACCGGCGAAACGGTTGCCACTTTTAATGATGCAACAGACGAAGAGGTGAACAGCGCCCTTGATAATGCCCACAATGCCTTCTTAGCGTGGCGGGACACTCCCTTTTCTGAACGGGGCCGCATCTTGCAAAACGCCGCCGACATTCTGCGCCGCAACAGCGAGCACTATGCCAAATTGTTAACCTTGGAAATGGGTAAACTGTTTTCTGAAGCTAAAGCCGAAGTGGAGTTGTCGGCGAAAATTTTTGAATACTATGTCCACAACGCCGAAGCCTTGTTAAAACCGCAAATGTTACCGGTGGCCGACCCGGCCGAAGGCGAAGCGCAACTGGTATGCGAACCCCTTGGGGTGCTGCTGGCCATTGAGCCTTGGAACTTCCCTTACTACCAAATAGCCCGCATTTTGGCGCCGCAACTGTCTGCCGGTAACACCCTGCTGCTCAAACACGCCTCAAACGTGCCGCAAAGTGCTGCCGCCTTTGAAACCCTGATGAGCGAAGCGGGCTTGCCGAAAGGGGCCTTTAAAAACCTCTATGCCACTCGCAGCCAAATTAACACCATTATCAACGACCCCAGAGTGCACGGTGTTGCCCTGACCGGCTCTGAAGGTGCCGGTGCCGTTGTGGCCGCCGAGGCCGGCAAAGCCTTGAAAAAATCCACCATGGAACTGGGCGGCGCTGACGCCTTTGTGGTGCTTGCCGACGCCGACCTTGAAAAAACCCTCAACTGGGCGGTGTTTGGCCGCCACTGGAATGGTGGCCAAGTGTGCGTGTCGTCAAAACGAATGATCATCGTTGATGAAATTTATGACGACTTCCTGGCGGGTTATCGCAAAAAAGTGGCTGAACTGGTGGCGGGTGACCCCATGGACGCCAACACCACCTTGGCGCCATTGTCTTCACAGCAAGCGGCTGACGACCTGAAAGTACAAATTGCCAAAGCCGTTGAGCACGGCGCCAAAAAAGAAGAGATCGGCCCCGCCGTTCCGGTAAAAGGCGCCTTTGTGCAGCCCACCATTCTAAGCGACCTTGGCGAAGACAACCCGGCGCGTTATTGGGAGTTCTTTGGGCCGGTGTCCATGCTGTTTCGTGCCAAAGACGAAGCCGATGCTATTCGTATCGCCAATGACTCACCCTTTGGCTTGGGCGGCTCAGTCTTTACCCGTGACAGCGCCCATGGTGCCGCCGTTGCCGCCAAAATCTCTACCGGCATGGTGTTTGTGAACCACCCCACCAAAGTGGAAGCCGACCTGCCATTTGGCGGTATTCGCCGCTCAGGCTACGGCCGCGAATTGTTGGGCCTTGGCCTTAAAGAGTTTGTGAATCACAAACTGATTGATGTGGTAGACATCGACGCCCATTTCTAA
- a CDS encoding zinc-dependent alcohol dehydrogenase family protein: protein MHAMVLNDIGKPLVWTELADPIPGPGEVRLSVLACGVCRTDLHVVNGELPNPVLPIIPGHEIVGRIDAIGEGVSGFSIGDRVGVPWLGHTCGHCAYCQQQQENLCDHPQFTGFSRHGGFATAVVADHRFVFALGEEGDAVAMAPLLCAGLIGWRSLAMAGSAKRLGLYGFGAAAHIIAQIACQQGREVYAFTREGDTSTQDFAKTLGAVWAGGSQQLPPVPLDAAIIFAPVGALVPLALKAVRKGAKVVCAGIHMSDIPSFPYALLWQERQLVSVANLTRQDGIGFFEQLHRFNVEVQTTRYPLLKANQALADLSAGRFDGAAVLVP from the coding sequence ATGCATGCCATGGTGCTCAATGATATTGGCAAGCCACTGGTTTGGACCGAGCTTGCCGACCCAATCCCGGGCCCAGGCGAGGTGCGTTTGTCGGTGCTGGCCTGTGGCGTGTGCCGCACCGACCTGCATGTGGTCAACGGCGAACTTCCAAACCCGGTACTGCCCATTATCCCCGGCCATGAAATTGTTGGCCGGATTGATGCTATCGGCGAGGGGGTTAGCGGCTTTAGCATTGGCGATCGTGTGGGTGTGCCCTGGCTTGGGCACACTTGCGGCCATTGCGCTTATTGCCAGCAGCAACAAGAAAACCTTTGCGACCACCCGCAATTTACCGGCTTTAGCCGTCATGGCGGTTTTGCCACTGCGGTGGTGGCCGATCATCGGTTTGTGTTTGCCCTTGGCGAGGAGGGTGATGCCGTGGCCATGGCGCCGCTACTGTGTGCCGGCTTAATTGGTTGGCGTTCCCTTGCTATGGCAGGCAGTGCCAAACGGCTTGGCCTCTATGGCTTTGGCGCCGCTGCGCACATTATTGCCCAAATTGCCTGTCAGCAAGGGCGAGAGGTGTATGCCTTTACCCGTGAAGGCGACACCAGTACCCAAGACTTTGCCAAAACCTTGGGGGCGGTATGGGCCGGTGGCTCGCAGCAGTTGCCGCCAGTCCCCTTGGACGCCGCCATTATTTTTGCGCCGGTGGGCGCCTTGGTGCCACTGGCACTTAAAGCCGTGCGTAAGGGCGCAAAGGTAGTCTGTGCAGGCATTCACATGAGCGATATTCCCAGCTTTCCTTATGCGCTGCTGTGGCAAGAACGGCAGTTAGTCTCGGTTGCCAATTTGACCCGCCAAGACGGTATCGGCTTTTTTGAGCAGCTACACCGGTTTAACGTTGAGGTGCAAACCACAAGGTATCCGCTGCTTAAGGCCAATCAAGCCCTGGCTGATCTCAGCGCTGGCCGTTTTGATGGCGCGGCGGTATTGGTGCCTTAA
- a CDS encoding GNAT family N-acetyltransferase codes for MPDIRPLLPLEDDGLRLRAMTDADALPYALGSEDPLVKTFAHLPLSHYSEQLMRTLIATDIEQGLTRGNLLILTLAETEQDRFIGSLVLYDISQQRAEVGYWLLPFARGLGLAAKGLALAATLAKKMQLCTLDARTSPDNTASARTLLKAGFKAQGPAQKEKAPSGELGLFVPYRLELHSASE; via the coding sequence GTGCCAGACATTCGCCCCCTGCTACCGCTAGAAGATGACGGGCTTCGGCTAAGAGCCATGACCGATGCCGACGCCTTGCCCTACGCGCTTGGCAGCGAAGACCCGTTAGTGAAAACCTTTGCTCACCTGCCACTTAGCCACTACAGCGAACAGCTGATGCGCACCTTAATCGCCACCGACATCGAACAGGGTTTAACGCGGGGTAATTTACTGATCCTGACATTGGCAGAGACCGAGCAAGACCGCTTTATCGGCAGCTTGGTGCTGTATGACATTAGCCAACAACGGGCCGAAGTGGGTTATTGGCTGCTGCCTTTCGCACGCGGCTTGGGCCTTGCCGCTAAAGGCTTGGCCTTAGCCGCAACCCTTGCCAAGAAAATGCAGCTTTGCACCCTTGATGCCCGCACCAGCCCTGACAACACCGCTTCTGCACGCACGCTATTAAAAGCCGGTTTTAAGGCCCAAGGCCCGGCTCAAAAAGAAAAGGCCCCCTCTGGCGAGTTGGGCCTTTTTGTTCCCTACCGACTTGAGCTTCACTCAGCGAGTGAATAG
- a CDS encoding ArnT family glycosyltransferase has product MTTPPDLVQASVSVSRPSLNIANTEVQTATYSHSLWLLGAFGLMLILARLLAFPLLPVDETRYMSVAWEMAQSGNWLVPHLNGQPYAQKPPMMFWLINILWQLGIDNSMMARLVMPFMGLLNIFALRALVLCLVPAGSDLAKRAPWFLLTLMPWVVYAPLNMFDMTMSLFVLLASVALFKAQRHHRWLLASGVAVGLGMLTKGPVFFLYWLPLVLLAKYWRPESLMLKRWYSGVLLASIIGIGVILAWAIPAAIHGGPAYADAIFWKQSAGRVDDAFAHSHPWYWYLPLLPLLWMPWILTPFWKGGLANNPWQRFALCGVLPQLLLFSLVSAKQVHYLIPTLPYAALWFASKWPVLKTKTAFLLFPLLVITVFLAVIPEITRHYFPAEQLPVWTRALAVIPMLLAVWVWRKPLAVVVAFPIALQLALCLAGVMIHHYYDLRPFAKAVTALQQQGVAVAYIGHYADEFRYLGRGNQNLDVVSDNDASAVTQWANTHPAGQMVTIIKKPDAKLRAEATLVAPYRSRYLVMVPSRYWQPLYLEMKQ; this is encoded by the coding sequence ATGACGACACCACCCGATCTCGTGCAAGCTTCTGTATCCGTTTCTCGCCCATCGTTAAACATCGCCAACACCGAAGTTCAAACCGCCACTTATAGCCATTCGCTTTGGTTACTGGGCGCTTTCGGCTTGATGCTGATTTTGGCGAGGCTGCTGGCGTTTCCACTGTTGCCCGTTGATGAAACCCGCTATATGTCGGTGGCGTGGGAAATGGCGCAGTCGGGCAATTGGCTGGTGCCGCATCTTAATGGCCAACCTTACGCGCAAAAGCCACCGATGATGTTTTGGCTGATTAATATCCTTTGGCAACTGGGTATTGATAACAGCATGATGGCTCGCCTGGTTATGCCGTTTATGGGGCTATTAAACATCTTCGCGTTGCGGGCGCTGGTACTGTGTTTAGTACCCGCAGGCTCAGATTTGGCGAAAAGAGCGCCCTGGTTTTTACTGACCCTGATGCCCTGGGTGGTGTACGCGCCGCTCAATATGTTTGACATGACCATGAGCCTTTTTGTGCTGTTAGCGTCGGTAGCGCTATTTAAAGCCCAGCGGCATCACCGCTGGTTACTGGCAAGCGGCGTTGCAGTAGGCCTTGGCATGCTCACCAAAGGGCCGGTGTTCTTTTTGTACTGGTTGCCCTTGGTACTGTTGGCCAAGTATTGGCGGCCCGAAAGCCTGATGCTGAAACGCTGGTACAGCGGTGTGTTGCTGGCAAGCATTATCGGTATTGGCGTGATTTTGGCGTGGGCCATTCCAGCGGCCATTCACGGCGGCCCCGCCTATGCCGACGCCATCTTTTGGAAGCAATCGGCTGGCCGGGTTGATGATGCTTTTGCCCACAGTCACCCTTGGTACTGGTACCTGCCGTTGCTGCCGCTATTGTGGATGCCTTGGATATTAACGCCGTTTTGGAAAGGCGGCCTGGCAAACAACCCCTGGCAACGTTTTGCGCTTTGCGGCGTCTTGCCGCAGTTGCTGCTGTTTAGCCTTGTCAGCGCCAAGCAGGTGCATTATTTGATACCCACCTTGCCTTATGCCGCCTTGTGGTTTGCCAGTAAGTGGCCAGTGCTGAAAACCAAAACCGCGTTTCTGCTTTTCCCGCTGCTGGTTATAACGGTATTTCTAGCGGTCATTCCTGAAATTACCCGTCACTATTTCCCGGCCGAACAGCTACCGGTGTGGACCAGAGCTTTAGCGGTGATTCCCATGCTGTTGGCGGTTTGGGTGTGGCGTAAGCCGCTGGCGGTGGTGGTGGCCTTTCCCATAGCGCTGCAACTGGCATTGTGTCTGGCTGGGGTGATGATCCATCACTACTACGACCTGCGTCCCTTTGCCAAGGCGGTCACTGCGCTGCAGCAGCAAGGGGTAGCGGTTGCCTATATTGGCCACTATGCCGATGAGTTTCGCTATTTGGGCCGAGGCAACCAGAACCTCGATGTGGTGTCAGACAACGATGCCAGTGCTGTCACCCAATGGGCCAATACTCACCCCGCTGGCCAGATGGTCACCATTATTAAAAAGCCCGATGCCAAACTGCGCGCCGAAGCGACGCTGGTGGCGCCCTATCGCAGCCGTTACTTAGTGATGGTGCCAAGCCGTTACTGGCAACCGCTTTATCTGGAAATGAAGCAATAA
- a CDS encoding DUF1413 domain-containing protein: MEKTAAQLKQAISQLGPGPFHFSDLYGDSWQRLYIGDKVSFGRHFLQQVRQGNFWGVEDTGGKDAQGRIYVKIS; the protein is encoded by the coding sequence ATGGAAAAAACGGCCGCGCAGCTTAAGCAAGCCATTAGCCAGCTTGGCCCTGGGCCTTTTCACTTTTCAGATCTTTATGGTGACAGCTGGCAACGCCTTTATATTGGCGACAAAGTCAGCTTTGGCCGGCATTTTTTACAACAGGTCAGGCAGGGCAACTTTTGGGGTGTTGAAGATACTGGCGGCAAAGACGCGCAAGGCCGCATTTACGTGAAAATCTCGTGA